Proteins encoded together in one Variovorax paradoxus EPS window:
- the xylF gene encoding D-xylose ABC transporter substrate-binding protein, producing the protein MQLKQTLAAMAFGLTAVSALAQTVVGVSWSNFQEERWKTDEAAIKAQLEKLGAKYISADAGGSPEKQLGDIEGLMSKGAKALIVLAMDKDAILPAITKATRQKVPVVAYDRLIEAPGVFYITFDNVEVGRMEAREVLKVKPKGNYVIIKGSPSDPNADFLRAGQQEVLEPSVKKGDIKIVGDEYTEGWKPEVAQKNMEQILTKNANKVDAVVAANDGTAGGAVAALTAKGLRGVPVSGQDADFAALNRIALGTQTATIFKDSRELGREAASAAIALSQGKPVEKAAQWNSGPKKVALSSRLLTPVPVTRDNLDVVVKAGWIKKDELCKGVPAASAPAACK; encoded by the coding sequence ATGCAACTCAAACAAACTTTGGCCGCCATGGCCTTCGGCCTCACCGCCGTGAGCGCACTGGCCCAGACCGTGGTCGGCGTGAGCTGGTCCAACTTCCAGGAAGAGCGCTGGAAAACCGACGAGGCGGCCATCAAGGCGCAGCTCGAAAAGCTCGGCGCTAAGTACATCAGCGCCGACGCGGGCGGCTCGCCCGAAAAGCAGCTGGGCGACATCGAGGGCCTGATGTCCAAGGGCGCCAAGGCGCTCATCGTGCTGGCGATGGACAAGGACGCGATCCTGCCCGCCATCACCAAGGCCACGCGCCAGAAGGTGCCCGTGGTCGCGTACGACCGCCTGATCGAAGCGCCCGGCGTCTTCTACATCACCTTCGACAACGTCGAGGTCGGCCGCATGGAAGCGCGCGAGGTGCTCAAGGTCAAGCCCAAGGGCAACTACGTGATCATCAAGGGCTCGCCGAGCGACCCGAACGCCGACTTCCTGCGCGCGGGCCAGCAGGAGGTGCTGGAGCCCTCCGTGAAGAAGGGCGACATCAAGATCGTCGGCGACGAATACACCGAAGGCTGGAAGCCGGAGGTCGCGCAGAAGAACATGGAGCAGATCCTCACCAAGAACGCAAACAAGGTCGACGCGGTGGTGGCTGCCAACGACGGGACCGCCGGCGGCGCGGTCGCGGCGCTCACGGCCAAGGGCCTGCGCGGCGTGCCGGTGTCGGGACAGGACGCGGACTTCGCGGCGCTCAACCGCATCGCGCTGGGCACGCAGACCGCCACCATCTTCAAGGACTCGCGCGAGCTCGGCCGCGAAGCCGCCTCAGCGGCCATCGCGCTGTCGCAGGGCAAGCCGGTCGAGAAGGCCGCGCAGTGGAACTCGGGCCCGAAGAAGGTCGCACTGTCGTCCCGCCTGCTCACGCCGGTGCCCGTCACGCGCGACAACCTCGATGTCGTCGTGAAGGCCGGCTGGATCAAGAAGGACGAGCTCTGCAAGGGCGTCCCCGCCGCCAGCGCACCCGCGGCCTGCAAGTAA
- a CDS encoding CHAP domain-containing protein, producing the protein MIRLRTLLLCLAGAAVLAAAGYRVVTYTNLNPGQEVGAVVDEFNGVKVYYNGGVNNSEGRTLSRDGYNLGIKYQCVEFVKRYYFERFNHRMPDAFGNAKDFFDANTAQGALNPKRALVQYRNAGSEKPQVDDLIVFPPTLFNPYGHVAIVANVTEREVEIVQQNPGPFSGSRARFALEAVDGRWTVAGSALGWLRVAAALSSAPVPL; encoded by the coding sequence ATGATTCGCCTGAGAACCCTTCTTCTTTGCCTCGCCGGTGCCGCCGTGCTGGCCGCCGCCGGCTACCGCGTCGTGACCTACACCAACCTCAACCCCGGCCAGGAGGTGGGCGCGGTGGTCGACGAGTTCAACGGCGTGAAGGTCTACTACAACGGCGGCGTCAACAACTCCGAGGGCCGCACGCTCTCGCGCGACGGCTACAACCTGGGCATCAAGTACCAATGCGTGGAGTTCGTGAAGCGCTACTACTTCGAGCGCTTCAATCACCGCATGCCCGATGCCTTCGGCAACGCCAAGGACTTCTTCGATGCCAACACGGCGCAGGGCGCGCTGAACCCGAAGCGGGCGCTCGTGCAGTACCGCAACGCCGGGTCCGAGAAGCCGCAGGTCGACGACCTCATCGTGTTCCCGCCCACGCTCTTCAATCCGTACGGCCATGTCGCGATCGTTGCCAACGTGACCGAACGCGAGGTCGAGATCGTCCAGCAGAACCCCGGCCCGTTCTCCGGCAGCCGGGCCCGCTTTGCCCTGGAGGCCGTCGACGGCCGCTGGACGGTGGCGGGCAGCGCACTGGGCTGGCTGCGGGTGGCCGCAGCCCTTTCATCAGCGCCCGTTCCGCTCTGA
- a CDS encoding thiamine pyrophosphate-dependent dehydrogenase E1 component subunit alpha encodes MDPSIPPGAGEALYRTMVRIRAFENAAETASQGGVSAYGQQAGAAAKVRGPLHLSTGQEAVPAGVCAHLRTSDYLTSTHRGHGHTLAKGADLTRMMCELFGKATGFNGGKGGSMHIADFSVGMLGANGVVAAGLPIAVGAAHAQKLLKKSDDITVCFFGDGAINRGPFLEALNWARVYELPVLFVCEDNRWSATTASGPMTAGDGASARAMSMDIAATQVDGNDVFAVHEAAARLVKEVRSGAGPRLLHALTYRVKGHVSVDLAAYRDPAELAAALETDPIARTRGHLLSAGVSAATLDEIENAARDEVDTALAIADAAPWPDASAAFTDVQTIGAGQWH; translated from the coding sequence ATGGACCCGAGCATTCCCCCCGGCGCCGGCGAGGCGCTGTACCGCACCATGGTGCGCATCCGCGCCTTCGAAAACGCCGCCGAAACAGCAAGCCAGGGCGGCGTGAGCGCCTACGGCCAGCAGGCCGGAGCCGCCGCCAAGGTGCGCGGCCCGCTGCACCTGTCGACCGGGCAGGAGGCCGTGCCCGCGGGCGTGTGCGCGCACCTGCGCACGAGCGACTACCTCACCTCCACGCACCGCGGCCACGGCCACACGCTGGCCAAGGGCGCGGACCTCACGCGGATGATGTGCGAGCTCTTCGGCAAAGCCACGGGCTTCAACGGCGGCAAGGGCGGCTCGATGCACATCGCGGATTTCTCGGTCGGCATGCTGGGCGCCAACGGCGTGGTGGCGGCCGGGCTGCCGATCGCGGTCGGTGCGGCGCATGCGCAAAAGCTGCTGAAGAAAAGCGACGACATCACGGTCTGCTTCTTCGGCGATGGCGCCATCAACCGCGGTCCCTTTCTCGAAGCGCTGAACTGGGCGCGCGTGTACGAGCTGCCGGTGCTCTTCGTCTGCGAGGACAACCGCTGGAGCGCCACCACGGCGAGCGGGCCGATGACGGCGGGCGACGGCGCCTCGGCGCGCGCCATGTCGATGGACATCGCGGCCACGCAGGTCGATGGCAACGACGTGTTCGCGGTGCACGAGGCCGCCGCGCGGCTCGTGAAGGAAGTGCGCAGTGGCGCCGGGCCGCGCCTGCTGCATGCGCTGACGTATCGCGTAAAGGGCCACGTGTCGGTCGATCTCGCGGCTTATCGCGATCCGGCCGAACTGGCCGCGGCGCTCGAAACCGATCCGATCGCCCGCACGCGCGGCCACCTGCTCTCGGCCGGCGTGAGCGCGGCCACGCTCGATGAAATCGAGAACGCGGCGCGCGACGAAGTCGACACCGCGCTTGCCATCGCCGATGCCGCACCCTGGCCCGATGCCAGCGCCGCATTCACCGACGTGCAGACCATCGGAGCAGGCCAAT